One part of the Aspergillus luchuensis IFO 4308 DNA, chromosome 5, nearly complete sequence genome encodes these proteins:
- a CDS encoding serine/threonine-protein kinase (COG:T;~EggNog:ENOG410PMSK;~InterPro:IPR000719,IPR011009,IPR008271;~PFAM:PF07714,PF00069;~go_function: GO:0004672 - protein kinase activity [Evidence IEA];~go_function: GO:0005524 - ATP binding [Evidence IEA];~go_process: GO:0006468 - protein phosphorylation [Evidence IEA]), whose amino-acid sequence MAYNSISGQQLACKVINLRPLREKIFRGSWTGDNDDDDGDTTVLRKAKLFSVKYGKKLRKPDREAKLKKRLEVFGREALILKDLCHPNIVSLEKVIQTNFHIYLFQELVPGGDLFSYIQYKGGMLTNMEAAVIIRQLLMALDYLHGQDIVHRDLKPDNILMTSLDDGCRVVLSDFGCATRNPGRMSTMVGTFEYSAPEVINPSQEGYTKAADMWSLGCVTAVLLTGSTSCDGSMATYAIDLAKIGGYEKLEASLTRHSALPRAKDFIQRLLRIVAEERMTANQGLQHAWFSNSAHSSEFRELYCRSIKNWTPCSPRAPVIVDITSLNCFNDQTLAREAASNTKSPSSSLEDLSGHEIASPTLSDLNLPPLSV is encoded by the exons ATGGCCTACAACTCGATTAGTGGTCAGCAGCTTGCTTGCAAGGTTATAAACCTTCGACCTCTGAGGGAAAAGATATTTAGGGGATCATGGACAGGCGAcaatgatgacgacgatggcgATACAACTGTCTTGCGAAAAGCCAAACTCTTCAGTGTGAAGTATGGGAAGAAGCTACGAAAGCCTGACCGTGAAGCAAAGCTTAAGAAAAGATTGGAAGTTTTCGGCCGCGAGGCCCTAATACTGAAAGATCTATGCCAT CCCAACATTGTCAGCCTCGAAAAAGTGATACAAACTAATTTCCATAT CTATCTCTTTCAGGAGCTGGTACCTGGTGGAGACCTGTTCTCTTATATCCAGTACAAAGGGGGGATGCTGACTAACATGGAGGCTGCAGTCATAATCAGGCAGCTGCTGATGGCTTTGGATTACTTGCATGGACAGGATATCGTTCATCGGGACCTGAAACCAGACAACATACTTATGACATCTTTGGATGACGGATGCCGGGTGGTGCTATCTGACTTTGGATGCGCCACCCGCAACCCTGGACGAATGTCGACAATGGTTGGCACATTCGAATATAGTGCTCC AGAAGTCATAAATCCTAGTCAAGAGGGTTATACGAAAGCTGCAGACATGTGGTCGCTAGGTTGCGTAACTGCGGTCTTACTCACAGGTAGTACTTCGTGCGATGGCTCAATGGCAACGTACGCGATTGACTTGGCTAAAATCGGTGGGTATGAGAAGTTGGAAGCGAGTCTTACCAGACATTCTGCGCTTCCCCGAGCAAAGGATTTCATTCAACGCCTCCTCAGAATTGTCGCAGAAGAGCGCATGACTGCCAACCAAGGGTTGCAACATGCGTGGTTCAGCAATTCCGCCCATTCGTCCGAATTTCGAGAACTTTACTGTCGATCAATCAAAAACTGGACTCCATGCTCTCCCCGAGCGCCGGTAATCGTGGATATCACCAGCTTGAATTGCTTCAATGACCAAACACTTGCTCGGGAAGCAGCGAGTAATACAAAGAGCCCCAGCTCATCACTCGAGGATCTCTCCGGTCACGAGATTGCTTCCCCTACACTGTCGGATCTCAACCTACCTCCACTCTCAGTCTGA
- a CDS encoding uncharacterized protein (COG:S;~EggNog:ENOG410PNDI), translating into MSLIPGEYPSPSRKMLLPSALPSDMPQQSTQSHLAPNLLFNTPPPTEDDLFRSGNGLLGTSRALQSLLNISPASVPRRKTPPRLLSPLQLRSPPPSRSQKRVAQKKDLNNLTRSSPSPCSPSKLPRCANKRNRSAYEIDLDSEIEDRKPSKNAKSRDRFSTPKRRRQIPNDLPLGLTQEDFYSLYSPPITQSPLSPAHRPQEDLSASEINPLGISLYNPDAPLPSIETNDESIKFASHELTPIDASPSWVAEDDRRLVNLVLERYQFSEQVLDDCARELGRNHESIRRRWQTLLGQGEIGFATTRS; encoded by the coding sequence ATGTCACTCATCCCTGGGGAATACCCATCTCCGTCGCGCAAGATGTTACTCCCATCTGCGCTTCCTAGCGACATGCCACAACAGTCGACCCAGTCGCATCTCGCGCCCAACCTACTATTCAACACTCCACCCCCCACCGAAGATGACCTCTTCCGATCAGGCAATGGCCTACTGGGAACCAGTCGCGCCCTCCAATCCCTTCTCAATATCTCTCCTGCTTCGGTCCCCCGTCGCAAGACTCCTCCACGTCTCCTAAGTCCCCTCCAGCTAcgatcccctcctccctcccggTCGCAGAAGCGTGTGGCCCAGAAGAAAGACTTGAACAACCTCACGcgctcctccccatcaccctGCTCTCCCTCCAAACTTCCGCGTTGTGCGAACAAGCGCAACCGATCTGCCTATGAAATAGACCTCGACTCGGAAATTGAGGATCGCAAACCCTCCAAAAATGCCAAATCGCGCGACCGTTTCTCCACGCCCAAGCGTCGCAGACAAATCCCCAATGATTTACCACTAGGTCTTACACAGGAAGACTTCTACTCGCTTTATTCACCCCCGATCACACAGTCGCCTCTGTCGCCGGCGCATCGACCGCAAGAAGATTTGAGCGCAAGTGAAATAAACCCTCTGGGAATCTCACTATACAACCCCGACGCGCCGCTGCCATCCATCGAGACAAACGATGAAAGCATAAAGTTCGCGTCACATGAATTAACGCCAATCGATGCGTCGCCTTCCTGGGTCGCCGAGGACGATCGACGGCTAGTGAACTTGGTTCTTGAACGATATCAATTCTCCGAACAAGTCTTGGATGACTGCGCCAGAGAACTAGGCAGAAACCACGAGTCCATCAGACGCAGATGGCAAACTCTCCTGGGCCAAGGGGAGATAGGCTTTGCGACGACGAGGAGCTAA
- a CDS encoding AP-2 complex subunit mu (COG:U;~EggNog:ENOG410PHH4;~InterPro:IPR043512,IPR022775,IPR001392,IPR011012, IPR036168,IPR043532,IPR028565;~PFAM:PF01217,PF00928;~TransMembrane:1 (o394-413i);~go_component: GO:0030131 - clathrin adaptor complex [Evidence IEA];~go_process: GO:0006886 - intracellular protein transport [Evidence IEA];~go_process: GO:0016192 - vesicle-mediated transport [Evidence IEA]) yields the protein MLSGILIFNQKGENLIFRAFRSDCRPRLADIFRIQVISNPQVRSPILTLGSTTFSHVKHENIYLVAVTKSNANAALVFEFLYRLVMLGKSYFGKLDEEAVKNNFVLIYELLDEILDFGYPQNTETDTLKMYITTEGVKSAIANSATDSSRITMQATGALSWRRADVKYRKNEAFVDVIEDVNLLMSATGTVLRADVNGQIVMRAYLSGTPECKFGLNDRLLLDTDAAGSSTPGNRDGTMKATRAAAGSVTLEDCQFHQCVKLGRFDADRIISFVPPDGEFELMRYRATENVNLPFKVHPIVREVGTTKVEYSVAIKANYSSKLFATNVVIRIPTPLNTAKTTERTSQGRAKYEPEHNNIVWKIARFSGGSEYVLTAEATLTSMTHQKAWSRPPLSLSFSLLMFTSSGLLVRYLKVFEKSNYSSVKWVRYMTRAGSYEIRF from the exons ATGCTCTCCGGTATCCTCATTTTCAACCAAAAGGGCGAGAACCTGATTTTCCGCGCTTTCCGCAGCGACTGCCGCCCGCGCCTCGCCGACATCTTCCGCATCCAAGtcatctccaaccctcaaGTCCGCTCGCCCATCCTAACCCTAGGCTCCACGACCTTCAGTCATGTTAAACACGAAAACATCTACCTGGTCGCCGTGACCAAGAGCAATGCCAATGCCGCGCTGGTCTTCGAGTTTCTATATCGATTGGTCATGCTGGGAAAGAGCTATTTTGGGAAGCTCGATGAGGAGGCCGTGAAGAACAACTTTGTCCTGATCTACGAGTTGCTCGACG AAATCCTCGATTTCGGATACCCTCAGAACACCGAGACCGACACCCTGAAAATGTACATCACCACCGAAGGCGTAAAATCCGCCATTGCCAACTCTGCGACCGACTCCAGCCGTATCACCATGCAAGCCACTGGCGCTCTCTCCTGGCGCCGTGCCGACGTTAAATACCGCAAGAACGAGGCCTTTGTCGACGTGATCGAAGACGTCAACCTCCTCATGTCCGCCACAGGCACTGTCCTTCGCGCCGATGTCAACGGCCAAATCGTCATGCGAGCTTACCTCTCCGGCACTCCAGAGTGCAAATTCGGCCTCAATGACCGCTTGCTCCTCGATActgatgctgctggctcCTCCACCCCGGGCAACCGCGATGGTACCATGAAGGCTACCCGCGCGGCCGCGGGCTCCGTCACCCTCGAAGACTGCCAGTTCCACCAGTGCGTCAAGCTGGGCCGCTTCGACGCCGATCGTATTATTTCCTTTGTGCCTCCCGATGGCGAGTTTGAGCTCATGCGCTACCGCGCTACTGAAAACGTCAACCTGCCCTTCAAGGTTCATCCGATCGTGCGTGAAGTCGGCACCACCAAGGTGGAATACAGCGTTGCTATCAAAGCAAACTACAGCTCGAAACTCTTCGCGACGAACGTGGTGATTCGCATTCCAACACCGCTGAACACGGCCAAGACAACCGAACGGACCAGCCAGGGTCGGGCCAAGTACGAGCCGGAACATAATAACATTGTGTGGAAGATCGCGCGGTTTTCCGGTGGAAGCGAATACGTCCTGACAGCAGAAGCGACGTTGACGAGCATGACGCACCAGAAGGCTTGGAGTCGGCCACCGCTTAGTCTGTCGTTCAGTCTTCTCATGTTCACCAGCAGTGGACTATTGGTGCGGTACCTGAAGGTATTCGAAAAGAGCAACTACAGCAGTGTGAAGTGGGTGCGGTACATGACTCGCGCGGGCAGTTATGAAATTCG ATTCTAG
- a CDS encoding ERF4 family protein (COG:S;~EggNog:ENOG410PN63;~InterPro:IPR019383;~PFAM:PF10256), translating to MRSSWIPPTILRPPSVRLANPVNYVPRNTPVTVPHLSQLSDENLPLDAHRDAYPLLTIPERRRSRPIPSPNSLVVERSQGETESGRSSIAVPRGQRRSGAFDDQLVLREMSESGVSNGAPEVKNPRAPERAHLGLDLAVDGPGPLHDDRPRHIQSQSSLRSQSHIASVPSITGAQNGGEADVAEELAWGPAHPCYPHINPHVPIGSDEYMTTRIIRIRRDWMIKGDLAPTFSNLYPEILDPLLPEQEFRKVIATVNDELVKAFDPFSLRNFIDSALSLLTGWIWEDIGAPGIKSHLKRVEAWLERWNREVGAKDGVHIWSLRRTAYMSLDIQIPDPKVGIIRSEGVPSLPGTRPSSGV from the exons ATGAGG AGTTCCTGGATACCTCCCACGATCTTGCGCCCGCCGTCAGTGCGACTTGCAAATCCTGTCAATTACGTTCCCCGCAACACTCCGGTCACGGTACCCCATCTGTCGCAGCTCTCCGACGAGAACCTCCCACTCGACGCACACCGAGACGCCTACCCTTTGCTGACTATCCCCGAACGGCGTCGCAGTCGACCGATCCCATCCCCGAACAGTCTGGTGGTGGAGCGCAGCCAAGGAGAAACGGAGAGTGGACGCTCCAGCATCGCAGTGCCTCGTGGCCAGAGGCGCAGTGGCGCATTTGACGACCAGCTGGTGTTACGAGAAATGTCCGAGTCGGGAGTATCAAATGGTGCCCCGGAGGTAAAGAACCCTCGCGCTCCGGAACGGGCGCATCTAGGCCTCGATCTCGCGGTAGACGGGCCTGGGCCGCTTCACGACGACCGGCCCCGCCACATCCAGTCGCAATCCTCGCTTCGATCACAGTCACACATTGCATCTGTACCATCCATTACCGGCGCTCAGAATGGCGGCGAGGCTGatgtggcggaggagttggCCTGGGGCCCTGCGCATCCGTGTTATCCTCACATCAACCCACATGTTCCGATTGGGTCTGACGAGTACATGACCACCCGCATCATACGAATCCGGCGTGATTGGATGATCAAGGGAGACCTAGCTCCCACATTCTCCAACCTGTACCCCGAAATTCTGGACCCGCTATTACCCGAACAAGAGTTTCGAAAGGTGATCGCCACAGTGAATGATGAGCTCGTTAAGGCGTTCGATCCGTTCAGCCTTCGCAACTTCATCGATAGTGCGCTGAGCCTTCTGACGGGATGGATTTGGGAAGACATAGGCGCGCCAGGAATCAAGAGCCATCTCAAACGGGTGGAAGCGTGGCTGGAGAGGTGGAACAGAGAGGTCGGGGCCAAGGACGGAGTACATATCTGGAGTCTCCGCAGGACGGCGTACATGTCGCTGGACATCCAGATTCCGGATCCTAAGGTTGGCATCATCCGCAGTGAGGGAGTTCCGTCGCTTCCAGGGACCCGGCCGAGCAGCGGCGTTTGA
- the NTA1 gene encoding putative protein N-terminal asparagine amidohydrolase (COG:E;~EggNog:ENOG410PKBZ;~InterPro:IPR036526,IPR039703,IPR003010;~PFAM:PF00795;~go_function: GO:0008418 - protein-N-terminal asparagine amidohydrolase activity [Evidence IEA];~go_function: GO:0070773 - protein-N-terminal glutamine amidohydrolase activity [Evidence IEA];~go_process: GO:0006807 - nitrogen compound metabolic process [Evidence IEA]), with protein sequence MKVATLQFAPRLGDVDGNIKRANELLKDGKVVRGVGIGVGLDLLKPDVLILPELALTGYNFPSLEAIRPFLEPVGQGPSAQWARETAKRLQCKVCVGYPEIYTENGAQQASTNSTETCYNSLLVVDESGDIVLNYRKSFLYYTDETWAAEGNPQQGFHQLSFRNSNQSSVESQIATSFGICMDINPYRFEAPFTAWEFANRVLDTKSELVILSMAWLTLLERDELDSLADEPDLDTFNYWIQRFMPLIRKKMGHETNFDGDDADRGKKIIIVFANRAGEEPGAEGTNPARYAGTSAIVAITQKPPSRTSGKESSSKEGDPGDDTDAAETDAPSFDTKILCWDMMGATTEGICFADTTADPSMVFGLVKASK encoded by the exons ATGAAAGTAGCAACGCTGCAGTTTGCCCCTCGTTTGGGCGATGTCGATGGCAACATCAAGAGAGCCAATGAGCTGCTCAAAGACGGGAAGGTAGTGCGGGGCGTTGGAATTGGGGTTGGACTTGATCTCCTGAAGCCGGATGTTTTGATTTTGCCCGAGTTGGCCTTGACGG GATACAACTTCCCCTCGTTGGAGGCTATAAGACCCTTCCTTGAGCCCGTTGGACAAGGTCCTTCAGCGCAGTGGGCTCGAGAAACGGCCAAACGCTTACAATGCAAAGTCTGTGTGGGCTATCCGGAGATTTACACCGAAAATGGTGCCCAACAGGCTTCAACTAACTCCACGGAGACTTGCTACAACTccctgctggtggtggacgaAAGTGGTGACATCGTCCTAAACTACCGTAAATCGTTTCTATACTACACGGATGAGACGTGGGCGGCAGAGGGCAACCCGCAGCAAGGCTTCCACCAGCTCTCCTTCCGAAACTCAAATCAAAGCTCGGTGGAGTCCCAGATAGCTACCTCTTTCGGCATCTGTATGGACATTAACCCATATCGATTCGAGGCTCCCTTTACTGCCTGGGAGTTTGCCAATCGGGTCCTGGATACGAAGTCTGAGCTGGTCATACTCTCTATGGCTTGGTTGACCTTGTTGGAGCGGGACGAGCTCGACTCGCTTGCTGATGAGCCGGACTTGGACACGTTCAACTACTGGATCCAGCGATTTATGCCGCTTatcaggaagaagatgggccATGAAACCAActttgatggcgatgatgctgatcgcggaaagaagatcatcaTTGTGTTTGCAAATAGAGCCGGAGAAGAACCGGGTGCCGAAGGGACGAACCCAGCTCGGTATGCGGGCACGAGTGCTATCGTAGCAATCACACAGAAACCACCATCCCGTACATCAGGCAAGGAATCTTCTTCTAAAGAAGGAGACCCTGGTGACGATACGGATGCCGCTGAAACAGATGCACCGTCATTTGATACGAAAATCCTGTGTTGGGATATGATGGGTGCGACGACGGAAGGTATTTGTTTTGCCGACACTACGGCAGACCCCAGTATGGTGTTTGGATTGGTCAAAGCTTCAAAATGA
- the CBF1 gene encoding putative HLH DNA binding protein (Penr2) (BUSCO:EOG09263P17;~COG:K;~EggNog:ENOG410PNSV;~InterPro:IPR011598,IPR036638;~PFAM:PF00010;~go_function: GO:0046983 - protein dimerization activity [Evidence IEA]) — protein sequence MNATIFPPCNSVALFIRRIIFLHHLEPVNGNCLISPIRPLELERNSGNFTESLSLAGQSYHTYLTMSDPSLGATDGSVTAKRKRDSTDSTGPDAQRLNRSSNGSNGSIPAPDTQPNFAHSSLGSYDTHLPSATTELNIDQQILQHVGPQNGISDDNALTAKAALAAHTPQNKYPPPPDATFDNNLAHGLTFGDDMGQAIGSAHGHNSTAAAVYAAREAQSMNQKPSVGSPEWHQIRKNNHKEVERRRREAINEGINQIARLVPNCDKNKGAILQRAIEYICQLHEEKKAMSERWDQNNMTTSHAINEISSQNSKLKIEVNRRGDIALKWLQRCRDAGLDFEDYEDSKELEPLDIDQGQV from the exons ATGAATGCTACCATTTTTCCCCCTTGCAATAGTGTTGCTTTGTTCATCCGCCGGATCATTTTCCTACACCATCTTGAACC AGTTAACGGGAATTGCCTAATCTCTCCGATTAGGCCCCTAGAGCTGGAGCGAAACTCCGGTAACTTCACTGAATCCCTATCGTTAGCAG GGCAGTCATATCATACATACCTAACGATGTCTGATCCGTCGTTGGGTGCTACCGATGGTAGTGTTACGGCCAAGCGAAAGCGCGATAGTACCGATAGCACCGGTCCAGATGCCCAGCGTCTGAATCGATCTTCCAATGGGAGCAACGGCAGCATTCCCGCCCCCGACACTCAGCCGAACTTCGCCCATAGCTCTCTTGGATCTTATGACACGCATCTTCCAAGTGCTACGACAGAACTCAACATCGACCAGCAAATCCTGCAGCATGTTGGTCCTCAAAACGGTATCTCAGATGATAACGCCCTCACTGCTAAGGCGGCACTCGCCGCCCACACCCCTCAGAACAAATACCCGCCTCCCCCTGATGCGACCTTTGACAACAATCTCGCCCATGGCTTGACGTTTGGAGACGATATGGGCCAGGCTATCGGCTCCGCACATGGTCACAATTCTACTGCTGCCGCTGTCTACGCTGCTCGCGAAGCGCAGAGCATGAACCAGAAGCCTTCTGTAGGTTCTCCCGAATGGCATCAGATTCGGAAAAACAATCACAAAGAAG TGGAGCGGCGGCGCCGTGAGGCGATCAATGAGGGCATCAATCAGATCGCTCGCCTTGTCCCCAACTGTGACAAGAACAAGGGTGCCATTCTGCAACGCGCAATCGAATATATATGCCAACTAcacgaagaaaagaaagccatGAGTGAACGCTGGGATCAGAACAATATGACCACGAGCCATGCAATCAACGAAATCAGCTCGCAGAACTCCAAACTGAAGATCGAAGTCAACCGTCGCGGTGACATTGCGCTGAAGTGGTTGCAGCGCTGCCGCGACGCAGGTCTTGATTTCGAAGACTACGAAGACtcgaaggagctggagcccCTTGACATTGACCAAGGCCAGGTTTAA
- a CDS encoding putative extracellular cellulase CelA/allergen Asp F7-like (CAZy:CBM63;~COG:G;~EggNog:ENOG410PN6V;~InterPro:IPR036908,IPR007112,IPR009009,IPR036749;~PFAM:PF03330;~SECRETED:SignalP(1-22)), whose translation MKYQRLASLGFTALSAAATVSANPLLNREAEGQCPQGYTQSVYYKTITLQPSSTAPTAPTSTLASVGEGQCPVGYTQSVYYKTITLQPTSTASVEPTSAPAVQSTSTPAVESSSTSVDQVTTLHSSSTVIVTEVVTATPAVATTSSAVESAAPVATTSSVAEASPAAETSAAVEATSSSSSSVVEVTTNAAVNAAATTAAAEPTSEAVTTEVATTEAVATTEAAAQPTPEAATTEAVTSQAAAAATTEAATTQAAATTEAVVQSTPEAATTEAATTEAAATQAAATTVESKTTSSSSTAASAATSSASSSSSSTSSSALSSEYSGEATFYGGNVSGGTCSFTDYTIPSGLFGTALSSQRWDNAAECGACVEVTGPSGTKIKAMVVDECPECDSNHLDLFESAFSELADISKGVISIDWEYVACGITSPIELVNKSGTSAYWFAMQVVNSNLPVTKLEVSTDSGSTWQSTTRSSYNYFENQSGFGTDTVDVRVTAEGGSQITVKNVSVSSGSSVTASSNFE comes from the exons ATGAAGTATCAACGCCTCGCCTCTTTGGGCTTTACTGCCCTGAGTGCCGCTGCGACGGTCTCTGCCAACCCACTGCTGAACCGTGAAGCTGAGGGTCAATGCCCCCAAGGCTACACCCAGAGCGTCTACTACAAGACTATCACTCTCCAGCCCTCCTCTACTGCGCCAACCGCGCCAACCTCTACGCTCGCCAGTGTAGGTGAAGGTCAATGTCCCGTTGGCTACACTCAGAGCGTCTACTACAAGACGATTACGCTCCAGCCCACTTCAACTGCATCCGTTGAGCCAACCTCCGCTCCCGCTGTTCAGTCAACCTCGACCCCTGCTGTCGAGTCAAGCTCTACCTCGGTTGATCAGGTTACTACTTTGCACTCGTCTTCAACCGTCATCGTGACTGAGGTCGTGACTGCAACCCCTGCGGTCGCCACCACGAGCTCCGCGGTCGAGAGCGCTGCACCAGTTgccaccacctcatccgtTGCCGAAGCTTCCCCTGCTGCTGAGACTAGCGCTGCTGTGGAGGctacctcctcttcctcttcctcggtcgTTGAGGTGACGACCAATGCTGCTGTTAATGCTGCCGCAACTACTGCTGCCGCTGAGCCTACCTCTGAGGCTGTCACCACTGAGGTTGCAACTACTGAAGCTGTCGCGACCACTGAAGCTGCTGCCCAGCCTACCCCTGAAGCCGCTACCACCGAGGCCGTCACTAgccaggctgctgctgccgctaCCACCGAAGCTGCTACTACTCAGGCTGCTGCTACCACCGAAGCCGTTGTTCAGTCTACCCCTGAGGCCGCTACCACTGAGGCTGCCACTACCGAAGCTGCTGCTACCCAGGCCGCAGCCACTACCGTCGAGTCCAAGACTACTTCTTCTAGCTCAACCGCTGCTAGCGCCGCGACATCGTCTGCCTCCAGCTCTAGCTCTTCCACCTCTAGCAGTGCCCTGAGCTCCGAGTACTCGGGTGAGGCAACTTTCTACGGCGGTAACGTCTCGGGTGGAACCTGCTCGTTCACCGACTACACTATCCCCTCTGGCCTCTTCGGCACAGCACTCTCCTCCCAACGCTGGGACAACGCAGCGGAATGCGGTGCTTGTGTCGAGGTCACTGGCCCTAGCGGTACCAAGATTAAGGCCATG GTTGTCGATGAATGTCCCGAATGCGACTCCAACCACCTCGATCTCTTCGAGAGCGCCTTCTCCGAGCTGGCCGACATCTCCAAGGGCGTTATCAGCATCGACTGGGAATACGTTGCTTGTGGTATCACCTCCCCGATCGAACTGGTCAACAAGAGCGGTACCTCCGCCTACTGGTTCGCCATGCAGGTCGTCAACTCCAACCTCCCCGTTACCAAGCTCGAGGTCAGCACCGACAGCGGTAGCACCTGGCAATCCACCACCCGTTCCTCCTACAACTACTTCGAGAACCAGAGCGGTTTCGGTACCGACACCGTCGATGTCCGTGTCACTGCCGAGGGTGGTTCTCAGATCACCGTCAAGAACGTCAGCGTCTCGTCTGGCTCGTCTGTCACTGCTTCCTCCAACTTTGAGTAA